In a single window of the Microcoleus sp. FACHB-831 genome:
- the nblS gene encoding two-component system sensor histidine kinase NblS, translated as MLAFLKNTREVIAHWWSEFTLQTKLMAAATLVVSLIMSGLTFWAVNTIQQDARLNDTRFGRDLGLLLAANVTPLIAENKLSEVARFSHRFYSSTSSVRYMIYADASGKIFFGIPFSQSEVQNSLTIERRIQLPENYADNSELLMVRQHLTPDGEVTDVFVPLSHEGKYLGVLAIGINANPTVVASSNLTRDVTIAVFISIWVMVILGAVFNALQVTQPIKELLVGVKNIAAGNFKQRINLPLGGELGELISSFNEMAERLESYEEQNIEELTAEKAKLETLVSTIADGAVLLDTSLQVILVNPTARRIFGWDGGVPGATSAPVGENVLHYLPVTVQMELTRPLYQIASGDKEGGEFRITLSSVSDRATSRLENRTVRILLTTVLDQYRETIKGIAMTVQDITREVELNEAKSQFISNVSHELRTPLFNIKSFIETLHEFGEDLSESERREFLETANRETDRLTRLVNDVLDLSKLESCRIYHFDAVDIAQPVEQTLRTYQLNAKDKGIELIQEIDPDLPAVVGNYDLLLQVLANLVGNALKFTKSGGCVAIRAYLQEPAPNGRNKTEQVRIEISDTGIGIDPEDQKAIFDRFFRVENRVHTLEGTGLGLSIVRNIMEKHHTSIHLVSEVGVGTTFWFDLVVFKEEGLQIEQLPRVDGAIAGASSSVGASLF; from the coding sequence TTGCTGGCTTTCCTAAAAAATACCCGAGAAGTTATTGCCCACTGGTGGAGTGAGTTTACCCTCCAGACCAAGCTAATGGCCGCTGCCACCCTCGTGGTTTCTTTGATTATGAGCGGCCTGACATTTTGGGCTGTGAATACGATTCAGCAGGATGCCCGACTGAATGACACTCGCTTCGGTCGCGATCTGGGTCTTCTGCTAGCGGCCAATGTCACTCCTCTAATTGCCGAGAACAAACTCAGCGAAGTCGCACGCTTTTCCCACCGCTTCTACAGCAGCACTAGCAGCGTCCGCTATATGATCTATGCGGATGCTTCTGGCAAAATTTTCTTCGGTATTCCTTTTTCTCAATCCGAGGTGCAAAACTCGCTGACGATTGAGCGGCGGATTCAGCTACCAGAGAATTACGCAGACAATTCGGAATTGCTGATGGTGCGACAGCATCTAACTCCCGATGGGGAAGTTACTGATGTTTTTGTTCCCCTGAGCCACGAGGGCAAATATCTGGGCGTGTTAGCGATTGGCATTAACGCCAATCCTACAGTTGTAGCCTCATCGAATTTGACGCGGGATGTCACTATAGCGGTTTTCATTTCGATTTGGGTGATGGTGATCTTAGGAGCAGTTTTTAACGCACTCCAAGTCACCCAACCGATTAAAGAATTGCTAGTCGGCGTCAAAAACATTGCTGCGGGAAACTTCAAGCAGCGAATCAATTTGCCCCTTGGGGGAGAATTAGGCGAACTCATCTCTAGCTTCAACGAGATGGCGGAGCGGTTGGAGAGTTATGAGGAGCAAAATATCGAGGAGCTGACAGCGGAAAAAGCCAAGCTAGAAACGTTGGTTTCTACGATTGCTGATGGAGCTGTGCTGCTGGATACGAGTTTACAGGTAATTTTAGTTAATCCGACAGCGCGGCGAATTTTTGGTTGGGATGGCGGGGTTCCCGGAGCTACGTCTGCGCCAGTGGGAGAAAATGTGTTGCATTATCTTCCAGTGACGGTACAGATGGAACTAACGCGACCGCTGTATCAAATTGCATCAGGAGATAAAGAAGGCGGGGAGTTTAGAATTACGCTGAGTTCGGTGAGCGATCGCGCTACGTCTCGCTTGGAAAATCGCACTGTCCGCATCCTCCTCACAACTGTCTTAGATCAGTACCGGGAGACTATCAAAGGAATTGCTATGACAGTTCAGGATATCACTCGCGAAGTGGAACTGAATGAGGCAAAAAGCCAGTTCATCAGCAATGTCTCCCACGAATTGAGGACGCCTCTTTTCAACATCAAATCTTTTATAGAAACTTTGCACGAATTCGGCGAAGATCTCAGCGAATCTGAACGCCGGGAGTTTCTAGAAACTGCTAATCGCGAAACCGACCGCCTGACGCGCTTGGTTAATGACGTACTGGATCTATCGAAACTCGAATCTTGCAGGATTTATCACTTTGACGCGGTAGACATCGCTCAACCTGTTGAGCAAACGCTACGCACCTACCAGTTAAACGCCAAGGATAAAGGAATCGAACTTATTCAGGAGATAGACCCAGATTTGCCAGCCGTTGTAGGCAACTACGACTTGTTACTTCAGGTGTTAGCTAATTTGGTGGGTAATGCACTGAAGTTCACTAAATCTGGTGGATGCGTGGCAATTCGTGCTTATTTGCAAGAACCAGCTCCCAACGGTCGCAACAAGACAGAGCAGGTGCGGATCGAAATTTCTGATACTGGAATTGGCATAGATCCAGAAGACCAAAAGGCAATTTTTGACCGATTCTTCCGTGTAGAAAATCGGGTTCATACTTTAGAAGGGACGGGATTGGGCCTTTCTATTGTCAGAAATATTATGGAGAAGCATCACACTAGCATCCACTTAGTCAGCGAAGTAGGCGTAGGGACGACTTTCTGGTTCGATTTGGTGGTTTTTAAAGAAGAAGGGCTACAAATTGAGCAATTGCCGCGTGTTGATGGAGCGATCGCAGGGGCAAGCAGTTCGGTAGGCGCTAGTTTGTTTTAG
- the purD gene encoding phosphoribosylamine--glycine ligase, with amino-acid sequence MKVLVVGNGGREHALAWKLLQSPQVKQVVCVPGNGGTAVLDRCRNHPLRLDDFSGIEKFTLVHGFNLVVVGPEMPLSLGITDYLKGKNIKVFGPTKAGAQIESSKSWAKALMHEAGIPTARSAVFSDPESAKAFVVSRGAPIVVKADGLASGKGVTVATTVEEAQAAIESLFHSDVKTVVVEEFLAGQELSVLALTDGVTILPLLPAQDHKRIGDGDTGANTGGMGAYAPAPIGTPELMERIQREILQPTIAALKAKGIDYRGVLYAGLMITPQGEPKVLEFNCRFGDPETQAILPLLETPLEDLLVACTQQKLAEMPPIRWKAGACVSVVLASGGYPEKFEKGQIISGIEEAEALDVQVFRAGTKIKEEQLVTDGGRVLGVTAVADNFESAIAKAYAACDRIQFEGVYYRRDIGSRVCGSRSTGG; translated from the coding sequence GTGAAAGTTTTAGTTGTTGGCAACGGGGGACGCGAACACGCCCTCGCATGGAAACTGTTGCAATCTCCACAGGTTAAGCAGGTAGTATGTGTTCCGGGCAATGGTGGCACGGCTGTATTGGATCGTTGCCGGAACCACCCTTTAAGGTTGGATGATTTCTCAGGCATTGAAAAATTTACCCTCGTTCACGGCTTCAATCTAGTAGTCGTGGGGCCAGAAATGCCGCTTTCTTTAGGCATTACCGATTACCTTAAGGGCAAAAATATCAAAGTATTTGGCCCTACGAAAGCGGGAGCGCAAATTGAGTCGAGCAAGTCGTGGGCGAAGGCGTTGATGCACGAAGCTGGAATACCAACAGCACGTTCGGCAGTATTTTCAGATCCAGAGTCGGCGAAAGCGTTTGTTGTCAGTCGCGGCGCACCGATTGTTGTTAAAGCAGATGGCTTGGCATCTGGCAAGGGCGTGACGGTGGCGACAACGGTTGAAGAAGCTCAAGCTGCCATTGAATCTCTATTCCACAGCGACGTTAAGACGGTAGTGGTTGAGGAATTTTTGGCAGGGCAAGAATTATCGGTTTTAGCACTGACCGATGGCGTGACAATTTTGCCATTGCTACCTGCACAGGATCACAAGCGTATTGGTGACGGCGATACGGGAGCAAACACGGGTGGAATGGGAGCTTATGCGCCTGCGCCGATTGGTACGCCCGAGTTGATGGAGCGCATACAGCGAGAAATTTTACAGCCGACGATCGCGGCTTTAAAAGCTAAAGGTATAGACTACCGAGGCGTCCTCTACGCTGGGTTGATGATTACACCCCAAGGCGAACCCAAAGTTCTGGAATTTAACTGTAGGTTTGGAGATCCAGAAACTCAAGCTATTCTGCCTTTACTAGAAACACCTTTGGAAGACCTGCTAGTTGCTTGTACCCAGCAGAAATTAGCAGAAATGCCACCAATACGGTGGAAAGCGGGGGCATGCGTAAGTGTTGTTCTGGCATCTGGTGGATATCCGGAGAAATTTGAAAAGGGGCAAATTATCAGCGGTATCGAAGAAGCTGAAGCCTTGGATGTCCAGGTATTTCGTGCTGGGACAAAGATTAAGGAAGAACAGCTAGTGACTGACGGCGGTCGCGTTTTAGGCGTTACAGCAGTAGCGGATAATTTTGAGAGCGCGATCGCGAAAGCCTATGCAGCATGCGATCGCATTCAGTTTGAGGGTGTTTACTACAGACGGGATATTGGTTCTCGCGTCTGCGGCTCGCGCTCGACTGGAGGCTAA